From Verrucomicrobia bacterium S94, the proteins below share one genomic window:
- a CDS encoding DUF5060 domain-containing protein, producing MKRIWAVLLCFSCINVFGEAEISGELKTWHKVTLTFQGPETAENAAFNPFMNYRLNVTFRHPASGKSYVVPGYFAADGNAAESSAVKGNKWRVHFSPDRTGIWEYKVDFRKGNYAAVSTKKDTGKSGGFMDQETGSFEIAATDKSGRDFRSKGRLDYVGGHYLQFAGSGEYFLKMGPDAPENFLAYAEFDGTQNDDGHKDNLVKRWEPHVKDWAAGDPSWQGGKGKGIIGALNYLASEGLNSVSFLTMNIGGDDQNVFPYVDYDTWDRFDCSKLDQWEMVFEHAQQRGLFLHFKLMEHENQGLLDGGAVGALTKLYYREIIARFGHHLALNWNVCEESGEWGNLKTPPAETAERLACAERLYLQDPYQHHRVIHNGKWFDDILGPESKYTGPSLQTGKRDFSNVHRSVLNLRRQSAEHGKPWAVACDEPGDASFSLLPDANDPDGINHYNARKNALWGTLLAGGWGVEWYFGYKMPHSDLSCTDWRSRDGFWDYCRYALEFFSENKIPFWEMENTNGLIGNPKNDVSAGFCFSKPGVYVVYVPESVRVGLDLSGLPDHLQVQWFNPRKGGALQTGSVAQVKGGGKVDLGNPPSEPDEDWVILVR from the coding sequence ATGAAGAGAATATGGGCGGTATTGCTGTGCTTTTCGTGCATAAATGTGTTCGGTGAAGCCGAAATTTCGGGAGAACTTAAAACGTGGCATAAAGTCACACTGACCTTTCAGGGTCCGGAAACTGCGGAGAATGCAGCATTCAATCCGTTCATGAACTATCGGCTCAACGTTACCTTCAGGCATCCGGCCTCCGGAAAATCCTATGTGGTGCCCGGTTACTTTGCGGCCGATGGAAATGCGGCAGAAAGCTCGGCGGTTAAAGGCAATAAGTGGCGGGTACATTTTTCTCCGGACCGGACTGGAATCTGGGAATATAAGGTGGATTTCCGTAAAGGTAATTATGCGGCGGTCAGCACCAAGAAGGATACGGGCAAATCCGGCGGTTTTATGGATCAGGAAACCGGTTCATTCGAAATTGCTGCAACGGATAAAAGCGGGCGCGACTTCCGGTCCAAAGGCCGGTTGGATTATGTGGGCGGGCATTATCTGCAATTTGCGGGTAGCGGGGAATATTTTCTGAAAATGGGCCCCGATGCGCCGGAAAATTTTCTGGCGTATGCCGAGTTTGACGGCACACAGAATGACGACGGACATAAAGATAATCTGGTGAAAAGATGGGAGCCGCATGTCAAAGACTGGGCTGCCGGCGATCCGTCCTGGCAGGGCGGAAAAGGTAAAGGCATTATCGGTGCATTGAACTATCTTGCCTCCGAAGGGCTGAATTCGGTCTCCTTTCTCACGATGAATATCGGCGGGGATGATCAGAATGTATTTCCGTATGTTGATTATGATACGTGGGACCGATTCGACTGTTCCAAACTGGATCAGTGGGAAATGGTGTTTGAGCATGCGCAGCAGCGCGGACTTTTCCTGCATTTTAAACTGATGGAACACGAAAATCAGGGGCTGCTGGACGGCGGTGCTGTCGGAGCGTTGACCAAACTGTACTACCGGGAAATCATTGCCCGCTTCGGCCACCATCTGGCGCTGAACTGGAATGTCTGCGAAGAAAGCGGTGAATGGGGTAATCTGAAAACGCCGCCGGCAGAAACGGCTGAACGTCTGGCCTGTGCGGAACGTCTTTATCTGCAGGATCCCTATCAGCACCATCGTGTGATTCATAACGGGAAATGGTTTGATGATATTCTCGGGCCGGAGAGTAAATATACCGGTCCGTCGCTCCAGACGGGGAAAAGGGATTTCAGCAATGTGCATCGCAGTGTGCTGAACCTGCGCAGACAGTCGGCTGAGCACGGAAAGCCGTGGGCGGTTGCGTGTGATGAACCGGGCGATGCTTCTTTTTCGTTGCTGCCGGATGCAAATGATCCCGATGGGATAAATCACTATAACGCCCGTAAGAATGCGCTCTGGGGCACGCTGCTCGCAGGCGGCTGGGGCGTGGAATGGTATTTCGGGTATAAAATGCCGCATTCCGATCTGAGTTGCACGGACTGGCGGTCACGAGACGGTTTCTGGGACTATTGCCGTTATGCGCTTGAATTTTTTAGTGAAAATAAAATCCCGTTCTGGGAAATGGAAAACACCAACGGGCTGATCGGGAATCCGAAAAATGATGTGTCAGCCGGTTTCTGTTTTTCAAAGCCCGGAGTCTATGTGGTTTATGTGCCCGAATCGGTACGGGTCGGGCTTGATCTCAGCGGTCTTCCGGATCATCTTCAGGTGCAGTGGTTTAATCCGCGTAAGGGCGGTGCGTTACAGACCGGATCCGTTGCGCAGGTTAAGGGGGGCGGTAAAGTGGATCTCGGGAACCCGCCGTCTGAACCGGACGAGGACTGGGTGATTCTGGTTCGATGA